Below is a window of Solanum stenotomum isolate F172 chromosome 7, ASM1918654v1, whole genome shotgun sequence DNA.
ATGTTGTTTGTTACCTGCTGTTTTCTCATCTCACTGTGGACTGTAATGAATCTTGAGATGTCTGTGCTATTGCAGTCCATCTAGTATTTAATATGATTTCAGGAGTTATTCAGTGATCTGTCCCCCCCCCCCGCGCTGGATTGCAATAAACCTGGTGTATCTACCCTGTTCATTGCTTTTGAGTTTGCAAAATGGTCCCTTGTTTTCCACCTCTTAAGTGACATTCTTTGCTCCCTTGAAGCTGCAATAAATACCTGAACTAACCACTTCATAATTTTAagacttagagcctgtttggataggcttttaagctggtcaaactggcttaaaagccaatttttgacttattagagtgtttggcaattatcaaagtgacttattttaagtcaaaaatgacttattttaagccaaaagctaaaagctaggggaggggagctttttttttttttaacttaaaagcccttttatgttgaccaagtatattacttttttgcccttaattcttttatacaatttccaaattgcccatattgaattattattattataattattattattactattactattactattactattattattattattattattattattattatttctgaaatatgaatttatattcctcttataaggtggtaaagaaatatgtgaatgatagaaaaatattattacttatggatgtaaaacataaattaattttgttttaattttttttttaagtataaaaatcttaaattaatcaattttttatcatgttaacagcttaaagggtatttcagacattttgataaaaaaaagtgtttactagcacttatttgccaaacacatcaacaacttttttttcaactgcagcacttttatccaaacacataactacttattttaaaaataagttccagcactttaaaaagttactttttaaaagttactttttttaagtcaatccaaacgggcactTAGTTACTTTTCTCATTAAATTTCTGCTGCACTCAGTCCATTTGAAGTTTCCGATTAAGAGCTGGACTTAATATGTCGTAAGACTTAAAACTGGCATGCTAATCAATCCTATCATCCTCCATGTGTAGAGAAACTGCAGAAAGTTGGAACAAGAAAAGAGGGTgctgagaaaaaaaaaaacaagaaaactacCACAGAAAGGTGGTGTTTGGAATTgtaaagaacaaaagaaaagaattccGGCTGAAAAGCCACCGAAAAGGTGATATGTTCCCCTAAGAAGCAGGAGAGAGAAGGTTTTGGTGAAGAGTGCCTGAGAGAATCCTAATCTGTTGTCAATAACACCAACATCTTTCTCACTTGTTATGACTTTTTATCCCAGATGCTTGCTACCTTACTTTATGATTGTGATTCCAAACTATCttagaaatattttgaatgaGTCCCATTTAGTTTGTTTTATTGAAACTGGAGTCCCATTTAGTTCAAACAACCCAGTTGatatatagttattattgtCATTAAACTTCCATCAAGTCCGGTGTAAGCCAAGAGTCTTCTTGGCCCTTGGGCTGTTCAGATACTCGTAATCTTGTATACGCAGTAGGAATAAATGTTAGATTTAGAGGCCCTTTAATTTTAGAGAACTCATGAATTGCCTTTAAGGAAACTTATTCATAAGCAAGGTAGAATCGGGATTATTTGGGCCTGAATAGAGCATATAGTTTAAGATGATCCATAGTAGTTGATTGATGGATAAGTGCAAGGGATATTCAAAAATGAGATGGAAGTGAACACAACTAATGTAGGGTTCCGTTGTGTCATTTGGACACTTTTTTAACAATCACCCAAAAATATAAAGTGTGTTAAACACTCGCTGATGACGCGTCAAAATGACAAATTAAACAAAGACACATGtcatattatataaaaaataattctaaactaatgacttttaagtaaaaagaaaaataaccaCTGATTTGATGACATGTGGCATTTCaaactcaaataataaatattttttaaaaagaaattcatcacttctaattttcatcaaaaaacTCACCCTTGTCTTCTTCATCCAACCAACTTAGGCATCTTCTCCACTCCACCCATCCCAACCCCAACCGCTCCTCCACCCCCACTAGATTGTCCATCCTCTTTACCCTCACCCACCCCAACCTCAACCCCTTTTTCACTCTATCATCATTTCAAgaaacattttaaaaagaatttaataacattgaaaaaattaatttataaaagcataatttttttctcttctttacttCTAAAAAGAATCAGTTATAACTAACAATGGaagaattgtatttttttttgcatttctcGTATGTGCAGAGGATTCAAATATGTGAACAAGAAATAGAGTAATTATTTCGTGGCACTGAAATTTAATTGTTGGatctaaagaaaaagaatgagaaGAAGATGATGGTTGTGGTGATTTTCAGATctgtaaaattaaaatttgcttCGATTTTAATAAGATTAATGGCGATAATACAGCGGCGGTGGGTTGATGGTGTGTGGTGGATGAGATAATCacaaagaaagagagaagaataTGAAcagtgttttaaaaataattttttcgtAAAAAAAAACCTTTCACGCGCTGACTTTGAGTGTATTACACTCACCATGCCATGTCAGcgaaaagtgtcaaaatgacacaacgaGATCCAACATAAGGGGTTTAAAATGAACATAgcctagttgaggtgtctaagtgaaacttcgtgccaactttagggggccaccgatgggttaggccTAAGTTTTATAAAGTGGTTGAGGTGGAGTGTTGGCCAATCAAAAACTTGTATGTCTAGAAGATGAAAGGACCAAGAATGAGGACGTTGAGAAGGATGTGTGGCATAAGAGGAGAGATAGGATTAGGAATGACAATTTTGGGACAAGGTAGGAGTGGCCGTTGTGGTGGACATGATGAGGAATGCGAGGTTGCAATGATTCAgacatgtgaagaggagatgtACAGATGCCCCAATGAGGAGGTGAGAGGTTGGTTATGGTGGGTCtaaggagaggtagaggtaggccgaAAAAATATTGGGAGATGTGATTAAACATGACATATAGCACATTCAACTTACTGAGGATATGAACCCTAAATACGAGTATTAGAGGTCGAGGATTAGGATAGAAGGTTAGTACATACTCAAATGTTTTCTAGTTTCCTTACCAGTAttattctttaatttgatttgattattacTTGTTGGTTCCCTTTCTTcagttattatattatttgttattgaTAGATAGATCTggattatatatagtaatattatgTAGTTCAAATAAGggaatgatttttatataaggtTAAATTTAAATCCATCTTTAAGTTCTAAATAATAGGACTTCCTACATATCCAAATAAGGAAAATCCAGATCTATCTATCTTTATTTCTTGTTCGTCGTTTAGGGTTTCAGCTCCTAGTTTAATATTGCATCATATACATAAATAGACAATGAATAGAAAACAGGGAAACATTGTATTACTCTCAATGGGTACAACTCTTAAAGTAGTGTTTAGAATAAAGATAAGGTATTCAAGGTAAAAAAGATTGACATGTCACTATAAAGGTTCATAAAAGAATGAGTCGTAAGAAGAAGACTAAGCTCAGTAAGCAACATGCTTCAGTCTGATAATATTTGAAACTTGGCTAATTTAAGTTGGGCAATTGGCAATTTACCAAAATTAGCTAACAACAAATATGAGTCATCACACAACTCATGgaattacactgggtatgttgttgtagcTAACTACAATCATCATAAAGATTTTCAAGACGAAGCATTAAAATATCAGTAGGAGACGTACATTAATAAGAGACAAAAGGATTTTTACTCACTTCCAACAAGATGCAGGTGCACTTAGTGGTTAGTGCTGGAAAATGGATAAAAATTCATATATCCGGTCCAACCCACCCAAATTTATAATAGGTTGGGGATCATTGATTCATTTAAATCAGATCAAATATGGATCATATTCAAATAACCCACAGTAAAATATGGATATCCATGTGAAACCCCACTTCAAGTGTGAAGAATGCAGCTGCATGAAAAGGAGGAAACTAGAAGAACCGATTTTCTGAGTTCATTTCTTGGGAGTGACCTTCCCAACTTTGAGTTACCAAAAGATAGAAAGTTCTAGATCTTCCCAGACCTTCCTCtgagttttctttttaatttgctAGATCCAATGACAAGTTGGTCCATTAAGAGCAAACTGACTGTGAAAGTTTGAACCAAAATAAGATTCTATGGCACAATCCCCTGGCATTACTTGAACCGAACCAAGAGTATATGCACAATCCTTTAGCAAATCTTTAAGGTGTTGATgccaaaataaacaaatatgatCTAGCTACACATCATACATGTTATGatcaacaaaataattataaataaaaaattgttccTCGTACGGGAGCATTTATTTCTTTCCCACTAATGTTTCTTACAAGTTGAgctttgagaaaagagaaaaaccaaAAATAGCATCCAGGAACTATGACTATATCACACTTCAAAGACAAGGAGTTAACAAAAATTTGCTATATTAAATATGGATTAGATGggaaaaaatgatgaaaattgtGAAAAGAGAAGTGCTAAATTTGAAAGGTAAATGACTGAGGTTATCtgtcatgaaaaaaaaaaaacatgaaggAAGTTATCAGATACAGCAACTCAAATAGGACAATTAGTGAGTGGACTTAATGCCAATATATTGGATTGTTAAACATGTGGCAAATTTTTTGTGCCTCAATAATGATGTTTCTATTGGATTGTTAAAAGGTAAATGACTGAGGTTGATGCTTCTATAGAATTTAAGGCTTGAATTCTCCCAATAATGATAATATTCAAGAAGCCAAGGATATTACGGATACTCATATTGTCTGTCCCTCAGCCTATTTTTTATTCGGATGAAATATGGGGAATTGgatattttatccattttgtCTAACCCACTTTGAACCCACACTTATTCGATTCGACAGGACCTTTTTTTATAATCATGGTGTTCGGGGGCAGCTTTCACGCACGTCGACTGATTCCACTGGATACCTACCACCTGCAACGGGTACAGGAAACTCTATCCACCAAGACTACGACAgatggaaagaaatcacctagtgttatTTGTCTCTACTAGGATTTAAACTTGATACCTCATGGTTCTTAACCCATTCATTGACCATGgggccacacccttgggtgtgATCTGACAGGACCATTTGCCAGCACGAGGTGTGCTAGTGATGATATCTCAATAACCAATGAGAGAATGCCTACTTCAGGCTTCAGCTAATAGGGGTCCTGTTATCTCTATAATTGAGCTCGGAAATTAATAGATCCACAAAATTTAGGGAATCCAAATAAATATCATTTCAGCAACACAAAAAAGTAgtaaatttgaagttaattaaTGACAATAAGCCACTTTCCAAACAACAAACAGAAGTGAATGCAGAATAAAGTAGATCACATAATGGCAATCCTACAAGTATACAACtacatacccagtgtagtcccacaaagtACTCGAGGAAGGGTAGAGTATATGCAATCCTACAAGTATAAAAGGAACCAATTACAAACGTGATGGGTTGATTCCAAATACCTTAATGCGCTCATATTCTCTGATGGCACAGCTTTTGGCATCTTCAGTGACCCTAATGGAATCTTTTAACTCTTCCAACTTTCGAACTCTTGATTTATCACCTCCAAATATTTTAGAGGTTGCTGTTTCAAGTTTCTCTGCTCTTGAATTTAAGGAAGACAATTCTGAAATGAGAGTCTGCACTGTCAATAAAGCACTTGATCGGTCTGAAAATGCATGGTGTATACCCAACATTAGACTCAGGTGTTCATGTAGAATATCCTGAAATACATATTTATCACAGTATTAGAAGCTAAGGTTCATTTAAGAATGCCAGAGTGCACCAAAGTGTGTGTTCTATAAAGTTGATCAACAATCTAAATAGTGGTAGAAGGCTGAAAAAAACATTGCACAAGCGCAGTGCAGATGACAACCGCCTGAATCTTGTCACTGACTGTATTCTAATGACGTAATTCAACAATTGTTGAAAACAAGGTTCACTCTTAGTAAAACAAGGTCTACTCTAAAGGATAAAATGGTTACCAAATGCTTCACTGTTTGTGAATTTAACTCCCGATACAATCTGCTGGCTTTAACAGCTGCAGTAGCCACATTTTTCATATCAGTAGCCCGTTCTCTCTGAGTATTCACAGTAGCTCGTTCATTCTCAAACTTCGTCAACTTAATAAATGTAAGCCCAAGTTCTCCAATTGTATCCCCCATATCTTGCTGAGCTTTAACAAGTGATTCAGCCTAATTTGAAATGGAACAATAAACATTAACTGATAGCAAATAGAACAATAATCAGAGAATTGAATAGTAATGGATAAAAACAGCAACAACTATGTctcaatcccaaacaagttgggtTTGACTATAAGGAATATCCACTTTTTCATTTAAGCTCATTTCCTATCCTCACCGCACTGAATTAAATAAAAGTGGAAAATAAGTGTTATAtgtgtataaaaaaaaagaataaggatAACCAAGTTTAAAACCTATCCTCAACTAGGAGATAATCTTCTTCTTCCATTATGACCTATCTATATAGCTACTTGAGAATTCAAGATAAACTGTGGTATATTCCTTCTACAAAAGCACAAAAATAGATTGAACTAGAATGAGAAACAATAAAATTGATGAATAGGGTGAAAAATACCTGCTTTGACGCATTACTAAGTTGCAGCTCAAGATTGTGCAACCTTTCTTTATTTTCCAGGAAAACCTTATCCTCCTCGTCAACAGATGACTTGGAGGCACCCCAATCATTGGCAACAGATTGCTTCAATTCTTTGAACAACCTGAGCAAATCCCTACCACCTTTAGCAGGGTGCACAACATCTTGCGGGCCAATGACATTTCCTGATTCCCCAAATAATTGTTTTGGCAACTTTACTGCTCCATCCAATACCCTCGATGCGACATCAGTGGTAGTTGGCAAGGGAAGTTTCCCATGGACTTGCAAAAAGACCCTCAATTCATCACTCTTCTTAATGAGTGGATGTGCTGCAAGCTTGTGCAAGTACTTCTCCAATGCCAATCTTCTTTGCTCAACAAACTCCTGTTTCTGCATGACTTGACTCTCGACGATACTTTTATCTGGCCTGGGAGGAATAAAATAACCTCTGTAACCTTCACTCAATCTGTCTGATAAAGTAACTATGTCTTTAAAGCGCCTTCGAACGGTGAAATCGGATCCTCCATAATCAGGTAAATTGGTTTGTGTGGTAATTAAATAGGTAACGTAAGTATTAGTGCCGGGAACAATTGAGGGGGATGCTTGTATTTCCTTGTGTGGATCGGAAACAGTGATATTCAAATACTCCAAGTTTAAAGGAGGGGAGATTATTGTAGGGTTTTGAAATTgttcaacaacaatatcatgATCATCAATGACGGATGGTTGAATAGAAGATGCTAATAAGGGGTCGAGGGAATCGTCGACGATCGACGGGGAAAGAGGATGGTGAGAATCAGAAAGACAAGTCATGGCACTGCGATAGTTAGAGTAGGATTTGGAAATGGAGGTGAACTTGTCATCATCCTCAAGAGATAGATTCTCCATGCTGCCTTCTTTACCCATCATCTTCACTGCCAAAATCTATTTACAACTCTGGGGTTTTTCACACTAATGTCAAACTCCAAGCTAACACCCTCTTTTCTTGGGTGTTGTACAttgtttttgcttctttttttttattattatta
It encodes the following:
- the LOC125870219 gene encoding sorting nexin 2B isoform X1, which codes for MMGKEGSMENLSLEDDDKFTSISKSYSNYRSAMTCLSDSHHPLSPSIVDDSLDPLLASSIQPSVIDDHDIVVEQFQNPTIISPPLNLEYLNITVSDPHKEIQASPSIVPGTNTYVTYLITTQTNLPDYGGSDFTVRRRFKDIVTLSDRLSEGYRGYFIPPRPDKSIVESQVMQKQEFVEQRRLALEKYLHKLAAHPLIKKSDELRVFLQVHGKLPLPTTTDVASRVLDGAVKLPKQLFGESGNVIGPQDVVHPAKGGRDLLRLFKELKQSVANDWGASKSSVDEEDKVFLENKERLHNLELQLSNASKQAESLVKAQQDMGDTIGELGLTFIKLTKFENERATVNTQRERATDMKNVATAAVKASRLYRELNSQTVKHLDILHEHLSLMLGIHHAFSDRSSALLTVQTLISELSSLNSRAEKLETATSKIFGGDKSRVRKLEELKDSIRVTEDAKSCAIREYERIKENNQSEIDRINRERHVDFVNMLKGFVTNQVAYTERIGQEWSKVAEETSRYSRES
- the LOC125870219 gene encoding sorting nexin 2B isoform X2 gives rise to the protein MMGKEGSMENLSLEDDDKFTSISKSYSNYRSAMTCLSDSHHPLSPSIVDDSLDPLLASSIQPSVIDDHDIVVEQFQNPTIISPPLNLEYLNITVSDPHKEIQASPSIVPGTNTYVTYLITTQTNLPDYGGSDFTVRRRFKDIVTLSDRLSEGYRGYFIPPRPDKSIVESQVMQKQEFVEQRRLALEKYLHKLAAHPLIKKSDELRVFLQVHGKLPLPTTTDVASRVLDGAVKLPKQLFGESGNVIGPQDVVHPAKGGRDLLRLFKELKQSVANDWGASKSSVDEEDKVFLENKERLHNLELQLSNASKQAESLVKAQQDMGDTIGELGLTFIKLTKFENERATVNTQRERATDMKNVATAAVKASRLYRELNSQTVKHLDILHEHLSLMLGIHHAFSDRSSALLTVQTLISELSSLNSRAEKLETATSKIFGGDKSRVRKLEELKDSIRVTEDAKSCAIREYERIKKLFF